The sequence GATTGTGATTGGTTTAAATGATTTTAACTTGTTTTGTTCAAGTTAGGTCCTTGGAATTTGGATAGTGATGGAGGTTAATTGAGATCTGGTGGGTTTATGCTTCAGAGATGCACAGGAAAAAAAAAAGCGTCTGTCTGTGTGGTTTTAGAATGAGTTTAGTTGATTCATGTGGTTCATTAATTTGTTTAGTGCTAGTGCTGGTGCTAGGAGAGTTTTATTTACCTCATAATGGGTCTACTTGATGCAAATTATTTTGGTATCAGGTAGATTCTAGATATGAGTAGTTTGGAAGGGGAAGAAATTGTTGACGGTAAAAGTGGATGTAATAAATTGATTTGGCTTGGGTGCTTCTGATGTTATAATGGACTTCGGAGTACTTTTGGCAGCGGCCGGGGGTGAAGGGGGATAGGTTTTTAATGATGGTTACTTAGACTTGGCATGGACTCAACACAGTGATGGAGAAGTACATAGACATGGACACTGTTTAGTCCTTTTGTACAACAAAATTACATTTTTCAGATTCTGTGTTGGTGGTTGAGCTTGGTGATTGATTAGTGGGGTTGTATTTACTGTTAAGATTTGGCAAGAGATAGCTTTTTAAGCTCACTTGTTAGACTATAATGAACAGTAGAAGTACTATGTTTAGGTTGCATGCATTTGGAGCTTAAACTTTTTCGTGTTAAATGTTTTGGCTGGGTAATTTGTCTActctgttatttttttttttttgcctggGGACATTCTCTTTCTATGGTGGTAAACCAGGGATTTAATTGTGAACCTTTTATGTTTCAGATGTGCCACAAACATGGTGTGATGCACCGGGATCTCAAACCCGAGAACTTTCTGTTTGCAAATAAGAAGGAAACAGCAGCTCTCAAGGCTATTGATTTCGGATTGTCGGTCTTCTTTAAACCAGGTAATGTTTCTGGCTAGCAAGTGAATGAATCGCTCATCAATGTTGCTCGATTTTTTTAGTTACAATTTGGGCTGAAGTTACCATTTTGTGCAGGGGAAAAATTTAATGAGATTGTTGGAAGTCCATATTACATGGCTCCTGAGGTGCTAAAGAGAAATTATGGCCCAGAAGTAGATATTTGGAGTGCTGGAGTAATTCTATACATCTTACTTTGTGGTGTCCCACCATTTTGGGCAGGTTAGTTTTGTCTTGTGATCTATGTTTTTTGGTTTTTCAGCGACAGACCTTAATGGTGCACTTTAAGTCACTGTGGAGTTCATGCAAACATTATACAATGTCACAGAAAATGTTGTGAGAAAAATAAATGCACCTTTTTATATTTCATTTCAGTCAAGAAATAGTAGTTTTTGTAGTTACTAAAATATTTCCCTGTACCCTACAGCATCCACCTGGACTGTGAAAATAAGGACAAAAATGTCAAAGCTGTATCTTGGTTACACTTTTTTATTCATTGTTGATCTTGGAGTCATTTGCATTGTCTAACTCTAAATATAATACACTGGAAGTACCAGCTAATATGTTGAAAGTGTCCATTTGATATCAACTTGATTCGgccaactcttttttttttttttttaaatacgaACTTAGTTAATTTTTCTCCCTTCATTTTCATATGATCTCATTCAAGTAATTATTATGTCTTGCTTCTTTTTATTTCTGATTAGTTTAGCTGTCtaaatcttttcttctcttttcctcTTCTGTAAAATGCAGAAACTGAACAAGGAGTTGCACAGGCAATTATACGATCTGTGGTTGATTTTAAAAGGGAACCATGGCCAAAAGTTTCTGATAATGCGAAAGACCTTGTGAAGAAGATGCTTGATCCTGACCCTAAGCGTCGCCTTACTGCACAAGAAGTGTTAGGTAATATATTGTTGTTCATGTACAATGCTTTTGATAGGCGACAGCATATAGATTCTATTTTCTGCTCATCAACAAAGGGNNNNNNAATTATTAATCTTTATGCAGATCATCCATGGTTGCAAAATGCAAAGAAGGCCCCTAATGTTTCATTAGGAGAAACTGTGAAAGCAAGGCTCATGCAATTTTCTGTAATGAACAAGCTTAAGAAGAGAGCTTTGAGGGTAATGTTCTCAGTTCTCAACAATATCACCATATCAAATACCCTTCTAGGAATCATCCCTTAAGTGTTATAACGATAATTTATAAGTCGTTTGTTATTTGATGGTCGATATTGTGTGTACAGGTGATTGCAGAGCATTTGTCTGTAGAAGAAGCGGCTGGAATAAAAGAGGGATTCCAGCTCATGGATACAAGCAATAGAGGCAAAATTAACATCGATGAACTACGAGTAGGGTTGCAAAAACTAGGCCATCAAGTTCCAGAGTCAGATCTCCAAATTCTTATGGAAGCTGTAAGTTCACTATTTTACCCTTTAACTGGGGTATTTGCTCCATAGTTGGCATGCTAAAAACAAATAAGTACTATCTCTTACAACTTCTAACCTTTGGGGGATTGATTTTACAGGGTGATGTAGATAAGGATGGGTACCTAGATTATGGAGAGTTTGTAGCCATTTCTGTTCATCTGAGAAAGATGGGAAATGACGAGCACCTTCGCAAAGCCTTCCAGTTTTTCGATCAGAACCAAAACGGATATATTGAAATGGAGGAGCTGCGTAGCGCCTTGCATGATGAGGTCGACGCAAACAGCGAAGATGTCATAAGTGCAATTATGCATGATGTGGACACAGATAAGGTCAGCAATACATCTTCACATTCTGTCTTTGTTCTGTTTCTTGTGCTTTAAGATTGCTACTCGTTCTGTTGAAACTTGAAACTTGAAAGTGATAGTCCTTCACCATTCAAAATGGACATATTAGTTGTCTTGTACTCTTTTTGATATTAGTTGTCTGCATGAAATTGCAGGATGGAAGAATAAGTTATGAGGAATTCGCCACGATGATGAAGGCCGGCACAGATTGGAGAAAAGCATCAAGACAGTATTCGCGAGAGAGATTCACCAGTCTCAGTCTCAAATTGATGAAGGATGGCTCATTGTCGTTAAACAATGAGGGTCATAGATGATCTGTAGACATAATGCCAAATTTTAAttaacctttggaaaaggaagaaagaaagtatgattaaagttttttttttttttttttttcttttcttcttcaactCTACCcccttcttttattttaatttaccttCTCTTAATTGTAattcttttatgtatttttgttaCATATCCTTTGAAGAGAGCCCTAGTTTGGGTGGAATAGGATACTTATTGCCCCAAGAAGTGTCGTGTATGTGGTTTGGAGTATTGTCTGTTTTTTTCTGGCTTGTTGAGTTGAGGGTGTGGTGTTATGGTTAGGGgaaacaaacaaggaaagcaaacAAGAGAACATTGAATATTGGAAGATTATACCAAAGTCTTCAATTGTGCAATGTAAATATCTTAAGTTGTTCACATTTTATGTGTCACATGCATTCTTAGCCAACTCCatgtttcttttttaattattgcTTAAAAGGAAATGATAGAGCTATGAGCTTATGAATTGTTTCTATATATTTCTTTGACCTCAAATTGCTTTCAACGGTTAATATCACAGATTTAGAAGCAATTTTCTTATCTGATGTAATTGAGTAATGCGTGCCACTTAACTCTTAATTACAACATTCACTAAAACTATTTGGAAGGGGTTGGTTTCACCTTGAGTTGAACTTTTTACTTGATTTGTATTAATTGGTAGAATTAATACTAAAGACAGACCGAATAGGTTTGGTGTACTTGAAGTTAGTGAGTATTTGAAGTTAGTGACAATTTGTGTGGTGTTGCACTGTTGTAGGGTAAGGATATACAATTTGTTTGTTATTTGTGAGTTTTTTTTTAGCAGGTGTAGTGTATGAGCTTGTGATggtggccaatgggttgctgcatgcacaaagcaGGATTCGAACCCCCAACACTTGGTTAAGCGGACGAATGAGCTGagcactcgaccaacccaaattggTTTATAAATAGTCTTTTATTCTTGTTATTTCATTACTACACCTTGTTGTGTTAAGTTTTGtatttcaaacaaaaaaattacaacatTCGCTTGGTACACAACTCTCGTTAGTTTTCGAAGTCCATCTATAAACTAAGGACAAATAAAAAGAAATGCATCTTCTCAGTTTACTTAGGCAATAAAATGAATTTGTTGAGTTTGTTGGGCCCAGCCCCGGTTGTATACCAAAAATAGATTCATTTGTTGCACTAAATTTCTGTCCCTTTTTTTTTCCGGGGTCGAGGGGTGGTTCAACCAAATTTCTTTGAATTTCTGTTCCAATAAATGCATGTTATGGGTTGGTTGATATGAAAGTTTATTCAGCACAGGATGCTGTTGATAAAGAAAATTTTTTATAACTTCACCAAGATAAAAAAGCCCCCACTTTATAACAAATAAAATATCACTCATATTTTGTCCGTTAATGTTAAATTTTGGAAAAGCTTTATCCGGCAGTTCGACTCGAGCCACATACAATGATCTATGGATgattttccttttcaatttttttgcaTTTATTTAAAAAGAATTAATACTAATTTAATTCTTGATTCAGGAGTAATAGTTCTAACTTATAAGTGGCAAGATTAATATGCCAACGAGCTATAACTTAAATAGTATAGTTTTCTTATTCGAGTTTCACTTctaacttgaaaaaaaaaatagcaaggttaatacttaatatttttattattttcttattttggtCAACGGCAAGGTTATATatttggaattttttattttaatataaaagagTGAATAGAATTTTACATTAATAttacaaaaaatagaattttataatattttaaggGTATATGCAGACTGTATATTatctttataaattaaaaaaaattgatctgACAATTCGCACTCTGCGAACTCTATAACCCtcaaaattttgtaaaacaccataatttctaatattaaaatattacacCAATTCTTATTcaatatccaaaaaaaattaaccaCATATTTGTAGGtccatattattattaatttttgtacTACGGGACCCTATTCTTTCTATTTTTGGTGATACCCAATAAGAAGCCGAAGAAGGCCTCAGCCCAAACACAACTAAACTTGACTCTGCTTTCAAAACTGCTGCACATCCCaagaccaaaaaaaataaaaataaaaaaataaaagtgttgAATATCCTGTGACTAAGGTCTGTCCCTGATGATTGCTGCTGAAGCTCCTGAATTTCTGTTTGCCATGTTATCATTCGTCATTCTTATCATCTTGGAATTCCAAATTGTATTCTAGTAGCTCAAAAAATAGACTAAGACATGCCCAAAAGTGAATGTGTGACAGGGTTGCCTTGGACGGTTGTACCGCAACCATTGAAATTCACATAATCCATCATTTCTTAATACACATTACACTCTACCTTTCTTTTACTAGTATGTTATAGCTAACTAATTAAACACCTTGAGTGTCAAAATTTTCTAACTCCAAAACTCTCAAACAAGTTTGACTATGCTCCATTTTTATAAATTTGTTACTGTATATATTGGTCCAAATTGTCGATACTACAACTATCATCTAGGCTGAATCAATCACAATTAAAGTAAACTTATCTCACTCAGCATATCCATCTCATATAAAGGTCAGTTTGAATtggtttaaaatatatatatatattaaaaaaatttaacagataaaaattattttatatttagataatttttttttaaaaatttaaatattaaaaacatcttttattttttttttgaaaaaaaaaaaaaaatatattactaattaaaaaaaaataatttatcttttttaataaaaatatttttttaaaaaaatatattcaaataaattttaaattaaataaaaatattttattaaaaaaatttactaaaaaaaatcaattcaaactaatactaaatatttaatttttcttcCCACCATAATAATGAGAGGAGGCAGAAGAAACACGTATTAATTAGTAGCGAAAATGATATATGAAAATTGTGGACTTTAATCTAATCATCATTTTCTGATTCACAAGTTTAAATAATTTGAGTAGCCAAAAGCAATGAAAGAGACCTTTATTATATGTCAATTTCAAGTAGGTAAAATTTTTGATGCCACGTACCAACAATCATGCATGATGCATGCATATAGATCGATTGAGGAAGGGAAttgattattaattaatattaataagaataaatatatatACCTAAATTTCAATATTGTTTTGATTAGCAGGTCTCCTCTCTTTGTCAATACATGCATCAATAAGTACGAATTAACAACGATAGTACTAATCAATAATAATCAATCATTAATAATTGCTATAGCTGTTAGTGACATTAGCATTTTGCGGCTCTACCacacatatttgaatttgaatactaATATATACTTAATTAGTAAAAATGTACAACATGTAACTATCAATCAATTATTACAACATTCATTCATTTCTGTCTAGGTAAATAATTTTGATTTGATGCACTAAAATATTAGCAAGTGGCAGAAAACAAAATGCCATGGCACTCCGTCAAATAATGCTGACTAGGACGCCGGAGACGTGGCTGAATTTTCAAATGAATTTATTCATGCTGTGGTATTATGATACActgatttaattttataattctcATAGTCCAAAGTATGCTTTAAACGTAACTAGATTATTTGATTGATCATTTATACAGAAAATTAGAAAGTGCGAAAATATAACTATTCAACAGTAATTATCTATATAATTCTTTAAGGGATGAAGATTGATTTCCAATTAATCAGTATCCTTGCGTCGAATAGATGTGATATTTGTAAGTGATTTTAATGTTCAAgccaataataatttaaaaatgataaGTGTtagtaatttaaaaataattttaatgttcagttatgttttaattttagaaaatggttggttcttgttataattttttaagtgaattttactatgtgaattgtgaaataatgaTTGGACATTAGGTGATTTTTACATGTTGAAAACCCGATTTTCACCCAGTTTttacccggtttttacccggccCGAAGATGCAtaagtttcatcgggtctagggtcggattAGGGTCATGAAATTAGGCCCGGTCtatatttcgggccgggtctAGGTCAGGCCAAACCCGGTGTGACCCGGCCCATGAACACCCCTAGTTGGAGATGTCTAATTTGTCTTTGGAGGTGTAAAAAAAAAGGCGTttgataattataatttaaatattttcttttaagttgatgaataataataatagtagtatTAGTTTTAANNNNNNNNNNNNNNNNNNNNNNNNNNNNNNNNNNNNNNNNNNNNNNNNNNNNNNNNNNNNNNNNNNNNNNNNNNNNNNNNNNNNNNNNNNNNNNNNNTTatccaattattattattattattattattattattattattattattattattatttcatttttttttatcatttttacatgctatttttttttatatgacaCCAACTTTGGTATAATGCTGGGTTATGGAACTATGGGGAGTTTTACAGTGGTGTGACGGCGTTCAGGTGAAGGGAAGTAATCGGACGGTCCAATTTATTACAGCTGAAAGGGGACACAAATCGGATCGTCTGATTTGTGGTTTATGGAAAGCAGTGCATGGAAATCGAACCCACCGATTTCATGCTTAacgttcaaaaattttttttttgcccAAGGAAATCAGACCCAGCGATTTCTTTGCTTGAATGAAAAAAATCTTGGGGGCCATGAAATCGGACCCAGCGATTTCGATGTTGCCATTTCTTTTGCGTGGGCCGTTCACTAATCGGACGGTCtgattttattgttttaaaaaattCGAACGACTATGAAAGCGGTTGGATGGTCCGATTTGAGTTTAATATATGTTTAAACCCAACCCAACGCTGAGCAGCcaacttcatcttcttcttcttccgagCTCCAAATCTCTGAagctctcctctctctttctcttcatcTCCATTATCGTGGATAATAGAGTGAGATTAAAAGTGTATTATCATGGCCAAATATTGTTACAAACATCTGAAGAAGTGAAATTTGTGTGTGAAAATCCATTAGATATTATAATTCCTTTCACACTGTCTTATGAAGAATTGAAAGGTAtgatttgtgagaagatggaTTCTCAAATATCTAGGAGAGTGTCGTATATTTTGTACAGATATCCTATATCTGTCTTTGGTGGGTTCGTGCAA is a genomic window of Arachis ipaensis cultivar K30076 chromosome B06, Araip1.1, whole genome shotgun sequence containing:
- the LOC107645466 gene encoding calcium-dependent protein kinase 32; translation: MGNCCGTPSTLHDGEKANKGKKKKEKQNPFAVDYGNGNDVVRGSKLVVLKDPTGREISQRYELGGELGRGEFGVTYLCTDKETRVDYACKSISKKKLRTAIDIEDVRREVEIMRHLPKHPNIVSLKDTFEDDSAVHLVMELCEGGELFDRIVARGHYTERAAAAVTKTIVEVVQMCHKHGVMHRDLKPENFLFANKKETAALKAIDFGLSVFFKPGEKFNEIVGSPYYMAPEVLKRNYGPEVDIWSAGVILYILLCGVPPFWAETEQGVAQAIIRSVVDFKREPWPKVSDNAKDLVKKMLDPDPKRRLTAQEVLDHPWLQNAKKAPNVSLGETVKARLMQFSVMNKLKKRALRVIAEHLSVEEAAGIKEGFQLMDTSNRGKINIDELRVGLQKLGHQVPESDLQILMEAGDVDKDGYLDYGEFVAISVHLRKMGNDEHLRKAFQFFDQNQNGYIEMEELRSALHDEVDANSEDVISAIMHDVDTDKDGRISYEEFATMMKAGTDWRKASRQYSRERFTSLSLKLMKDGSLSLNNEGHR